In one Podarcis muralis chromosome 7, rPodMur119.hap1.1, whole genome shotgun sequence genomic region, the following are encoded:
- the HES3 gene encoding transcription factor HES-3: MDPLKWKNDSGDKMPPPWCREGRGCRMGTDHRLQERRALNSFRKVSKPLMEKRRRARINLSLEQLKALLEKNYSHQIRKRKLEKADILELSVKYMKSLQPLAHQGVPLTKSADYQAGFRSCLQGVRQFLLRSEAASEASCSSSFQLLHQLARVLPMAAAGGVFSTTDSDPQAAPPKARLAALGSPGGPTTTTLRKARPLKSRGCEASFPAVGGRNQAGSDRGQSGQALPERSQELWRPW, encoded by the exons atggacccattgaaatggaaAAACGACTCCGGAGATAAAATGCCACCTCCTTGGTGCAGGGAGGGCAGAGGATGCAGGATGGGTACGGACCACAGACTGCAAGAGAGGAGGGCGCTCAATTCCTTCCGCAAG GTCTCCAAACCCCTCATGGAGAAGAGGAGACGAGCTCGCATCAACCTCTCCCTAGAGCAACTCAAAGCTCTGCTGGAAAAGAACTACTCCCATCAG ATCCGGAAACGCAAGCTGGAGAAGGCAGACATCCTGGAGCTGAGCGTAAAGTACATGAAGAGCCTACAGCCCTTGGCCCACCAAG GGGTGCCGCTGACCAAGAGCGCCGATTACCAGGCCGGTTTTCGGAGTTGCCTGCAAGGAGTGCGCcagttcctgctgcgctccgaagcgGCCAGCGAAgcttcctgctcctcttccttccaGCTCCTGCACCAGCTCGCCCGAGTTCTGCCCATGGCCGCTGCCGGAGGCGTcttcagcaccacggacagcgaCCCGCAGGCGGCGCCCCCCAAAGCCCGGCTGGCCGCGCTGGGCAGCCCTGGGGGGCCGACGACGACGACTCTCAGGAAAGCGAGGCCGCTGAAGAGCCGAGGGTGCgaggcctccttccccgcggtgGGAGGCCGCAACCAGGCGGGGAGCGATCGGGGCCAGAGCGGGCAGGCGCTTCCTGAGCGGAGCCAAGAGCTGTGGCGGCCTTGGTAA